The Deinococcus metalli genome contains the following window.
CCGCAGGCCTCCCCGTCCACTCAGGGCTGACTTACTGAATGACCTTGGAGACGACGCCGGCGCCGACGGTGCGGCCACCTTCGCGGATGGCGAAGCGCAGACCCTCTTCCATGGCGATGGGCTTGATGAGTTCGA
Protein-coding sequences here:
- a CDS encoding EF-Tu C-terminal domain-related protein yields the protein ELIKPIAMEEGLRFAIREGGRTVGAGVVSKVIQ